The following are from one region of the Sphingomonas sp. J315 genome:
- a CDS encoding conjugal transfer protein TraG — protein sequence MSATKILWGQVITVFLIVLAAVWGATQWTAAALAYQPELGPPWFMAFGYRIYPPPAFFWWWFSFDAYAPDIFKTGAFIAASGGFVSIAVAIGMSVWRARELKNAETYGSARWATEREVRSAGLLGPNGVVLGKLARDYLRHDGPEHVLCFAPTRSGKGVGLVVPSLLTWPASAIVHDIKGENWTLTAGFRARHGRVLLFDPTNAASAAYNPLLEVRRGQWEVRDVQNVADVLVDPEGSLERRNHWEKTSHSLLVGAILHVLYAEPDKTLAGVAGFLSDPSRTIEQTLAAMMATPHLGEAGVHPVVASAARELLNKSDNERSGVLSTAMSFLGLYRDPVVAQVTRACHWRISDLVEGDRPATLYLVVPPSDISRTKPLIRLILNQIGRRLTEELTPNGNRHRVLLMLDEFPALGRLDFFESALAFMAGYGLKAFLIAQSLNQIEKAYGPNNAILDNCHVRVSFATNDERTAKRVSDALGTATEMRAMKNYAGHRLSPWLGHLMVSRSETARQLLTPGEVMQLPPDDEIVMVAGVHPIRAKKVRYYRDARFAERIMSAPTPDAGQVRPDDWTGRAVVADPAAVARIVRSAEDAANSGLRREPELPEHVAIASETPPPPAQEFAIVDDEPEDAARQAAAVRRRMQGLARQASLDPGDGIEL from the coding sequence ATGTCCGCGACCAAGATATTGTGGGGTCAGGTCATCACCGTGTTCCTGATCGTCCTCGCCGCCGTGTGGGGTGCAACCCAATGGACGGCCGCCGCGCTCGCATACCAGCCGGAGCTTGGCCCGCCGTGGTTCATGGCCTTCGGCTACCGCATCTATCCGCCGCCCGCTTTCTTCTGGTGGTGGTTCAGCTTCGATGCCTATGCGCCCGACATCTTCAAGACCGGCGCGTTCATCGCCGCCTCGGGCGGATTCGTGTCGATCGCCGTCGCCATTGGTATGTCGGTGTGGCGCGCGCGCGAACTGAAGAACGCCGAGACCTATGGCTCGGCGCGCTGGGCAACCGAGCGGGAGGTTCGCAGCGCTGGGCTGCTGGGGCCGAACGGCGTCGTCCTCGGCAAGCTCGCGCGCGACTATCTGCGCCATGATGGGCCTGAGCATGTGCTGTGCTTCGCCCCGACACGGAGCGGCAAGGGCGTCGGCTTGGTTGTGCCGTCGCTTTTGACCTGGCCCGCGTCGGCAATCGTCCACGACATCAAGGGCGAGAACTGGACGCTGACCGCGGGCTTTCGCGCCCGGCACGGCCGCGTGCTGCTGTTCGATCCGACCAACGCGGCGTCGGCCGCCTACAATCCGTTGCTCGAAGTGCGGCGCGGACAGTGGGAGGTGCGCGACGTGCAGAATGTCGCCGATGTGCTGGTCGATCCCGAAGGCTCGCTGGAGCGCCGAAACCATTGGGAGAAGACCTCCCATTCGCTGCTGGTCGGTGCGATCCTTCATGTCCTCTATGCCGAGCCGGATAAGACGCTGGCGGGCGTTGCGGGATTCCTGTCGGACCCATCGCGCACGATCGAGCAGACGCTGGCCGCGATGATGGCGACGCCGCACCTCGGCGAAGCCGGCGTCCATCCCGTTGTCGCCAGCGCCGCGCGCGAGCTGCTGAACAAGTCGGACAACGAACGATCCGGCGTGCTCAGCACCGCGATGTCGTTCCTCGGCCTCTATCGTGATCCCGTCGTGGCGCAGGTCACGCGCGCCTGTCATTGGCGCATATCGGATCTGGTCGAGGGCGATCGGCCGGCGACGCTCTATCTGGTCGTGCCGCCCAGCGACATATCGCGCACCAAGCCGCTCATTCGGCTCATCCTCAACCAGATCGGTCGCCGCTTGACCGAGGAGCTGACGCCGAACGGCAACCGCCATCGCGTGCTCTTGATGCTCGACGAGTTTCCGGCGCTCGGCCGCCTCGACTTCTTCGAGTCCGCTTTGGCCTTCATGGCTGGCTATGGTCTCAAGGCATTCCTGATCGCGCAGTCTCTCAACCAGATCGAGAAGGCTTACGGCCCGAACAACGCGATCCTCGACAATTGCCATGTGCGCGTGAGCTTCGCCACCAACGACGAGCGCACCGCCAAGCGCGTGTCGGATGCGCTCGGCACCGCGACCGAAATGCGGGCGATGAAGAACTACGCGGGCCACAGGCTTTCGCCCTGGCTCGGGCATCTGATGGTGTCGCGGTCAGAGACCGCGCGCCAGCTCCTCACGCCGGGCGAGGTGATGCAGCTCCCGCCCGATGACGAGATCGTCATGGTGGCGGGCGTCCATCCGATCCGGGCGAAGAAGGTCCGCTACTACCGCGACGCCCGGTTCGCCGAGCGGATCATGTCCGCACCCACCCCGGACGCCGGCCAGGTGCGGCCCGATGACTGGACGGGCCGCGCCGTCGTCGCCGATCCCGCCGCCGTGGCGCGGATCGTCCGTTCGGCAGAGGACGCGGCCAACAGTGGATTGCGCCGCGAACCCGAACTGCCGGAGCATGTCGCCATCGCGTCGGAGACTCCGCCGCCGCCCGCGCAGGAGTTTGCGATCGTGGACGACGAACCCGAAGATGCTGCGCGGCAGGCGGCCGCCGTGCGGCGCCGGATGCAGGGGCTCGCGCGGCAGGCGTCGCTCGACCCCGGCGACGGTATCGAGCTGTAG
- a CDS encoding relaxase/mobilization nuclease domain-containing protein — translation MSKDSDFRVRPGKAKRSKAQGRNARGLVAEVLRVAAIHSGGRRSGGASRRGGQSSFGRGRTAFARNRLFGSGRRVIVKMLPVATRGRGGRRMAPLSAHIAYLKREGVTRDGSSTRMFDEHGDRADDRGFAERCKDDRHHFRVIVSPEDAAELTDLREYTRDLVRQMESDLGTRLDWVAVDHWNTDNPHVHLLVRGVNDQGGDLVISRDYISHNLRSRAEELAFAELGPKPEHEVQRALDREVTAERWTRLDGEIGRAADELGVIDLRAERPGPDDPRLRRLMVGRLQHLETMGLAAEGEPGRWAVAEGAAAKLRDLGTRGDIIRTIGAALKERGQDRPLDSYAVVSGAPEKPIAGRLIDKGLHDELAGTAYAVIDGTDGRTHHVRLPGIEALEHSPKLGGIVELRAIGRPGEDKPTLVLATRSDLDLAAQVKAPGATWLDHRLIERGAGVVDGGFGAEVRRAMDARTDHLVKEGLARRYGERTVFERGLLDTLRKRELDSVGAKIAGETGLAYRPAAGGEKIIGVVRQRLALASGRFAMLDDGLGFRLVPWASTLEQQLGRQVSGVVHAGGGIDWTLGRKRDLGL, via the coding sequence GTGAGCAAGGACAGCGATTTCCGCGTCCGGCCCGGCAAGGCCAAGCGCAGCAAGGCGCAGGGCCGCAATGCGCGCGGCCTGGTGGCCGAGGTGCTACGGGTTGCCGCGATCCATAGCGGCGGGCGGCGCAGCGGCGGCGCGTCGCGCCGGGGTGGTCAGTCCAGTTTCGGCCGGGGGCGCACGGCGTTCGCGCGCAACCGCCTGTTCGGTTCTGGCCGGCGCGTCATCGTCAAGATGCTGCCCGTCGCCACCCGAGGCCGTGGCGGGCGACGTATGGCGCCGCTGTCCGCGCACATCGCCTATCTGAAGCGCGAAGGCGTCACTCGCGACGGCTCGTCCACGCGCATGTTCGATGAACATGGCGACCGTGCCGACGATCGCGGTTTCGCCGAGCGGTGCAAGGATGACCGGCATCACTTCCGGGTCATCGTGTCGCCCGAGGACGCAGCCGAGTTGACCGACCTTCGCGAATATACCCGCGACCTCGTTCGCCAGATGGAGTCGGACCTGGGGACGCGGCTGGATTGGGTCGCGGTCGATCATTGGAACACCGACAATCCGCACGTCCATCTGCTCGTGCGCGGCGTCAACGACCAGGGCGGCGACCTCGTCATCTCCCGCGACTACATCAGCCACAACCTGCGCTCGCGCGCCGAGGAGCTGGCGTTCGCCGAGCTGGGGCCGAAGCCTGAACATGAGGTGCAACGTGCGCTGGACCGCGAGGTGACGGCCGAGCGCTGGACGCGGCTCGACGGCGAGATCGGACGCGCCGCCGACGAGCTGGGCGTGATCGACCTGCGCGCCGAGCGGCCCGGCCCGGACGACCCGCGTCTTCGCCGGCTGATGGTCGGGCGGTTGCAGCATCTGGAAACGATGGGACTCGCGGCCGAAGGGGAGCCGGGACGATGGGCGGTCGCCGAAGGCGCGGCGGCGAAGCTGCGCGACCTGGGGACGCGCGGCGACATCATCCGCACGATCGGCGCGGCGCTTAAAGAGCGCGGGCAGGATCGGCCGCTCGACAGCTATGCCGTCGTCAGCGGCGCTCCCGAGAAGCCGATCGCCGGCCGGCTCATCGACAAGGGATTGCACGACGAGCTGGCCGGCACCGCCTATGCCGTGATCGACGGCACGGATGGCCGCACCCACCATGTCCGCCTGCCCGGCATCGAGGCGCTCGAGCATAGCCCGAAGCTCGGTGGCATCGTCGAGCTTCGGGCGATCGGACGACCCGGCGAGGATAAGCCGACGCTGGTGCTCGCCACCCGCTCGGACCTCGACCTTGCCGCGCAGGTCAAGGCGCCTGGCGCGACCTGGCTGGACCATCGCTTGATCGAGCGCGGCGCCGGCGTGGTGGACGGCGGGTTCGGCGCCGAGGTGCGCCGCGCGATGGACGCGCGCACCGATCATCTCGTCAAGGAAGGGCTGGCGCGTCGCTACGGCGAACGCACCGTGTTCGAACGCGGGCTGCTCGACACGCTGCGCAAGCGCGAGCTGGATTCGGTCGGCGCGAAGATCGCCGGCGAGACCGGGCTTGCCTACCGCCCCGCCGCAGGCGGCGAGAAGATCATCGGCGTCGTCCGCCAGCGGCTTGCGCTCGCGTCCGGCCGTTTCGCCATGCTCGACGACGGCCTTGGTTTCCGGCTCGTGCCTTGGGCCAGCACCCTCGAACAGCAGCTCGGCCGGCAGGTATCCGGCGTCGTGCACGCCGGTGGCGGCATCGACTGGACGCTGGGCCGCAAGCGCGACCTCGGCCTGTAA
- a CDS encoding DUF736 domain-containing protein yields MQIGSFFRTANGYEGIIETATLDIRISIVPADPTDAERAPDWRVHRGDGGEGPEIGAGWNETGERAGDYVSLRIDDPAFAQPIRAALFQSANDKSAWSLRWNRQPKSREQD; encoded by the coding sequence ATGCAGATCGGCAGCTTTTTCCGCACCGCCAACGGCTATGAAGGCATCATCGAGACAGCGACGCTCGACATCCGCATCTCGATCGTTCCCGCCGACCCGACCGACGCCGAAAGGGCGCCGGACTGGCGCGTCCACCGCGGCGACGGGGGTGAAGGCCCCGAGATCGGCGCCGGATGGAACGAGACCGGCGAGCGCGCTGGCGATTACGTCTCGCTGCGCATCGACGACCCCGCGTTCGCGCAACCGATCCGCGCCGCGCTGTTCCAGAGCGCGAACGACAAATCGGCCTGGTCGCTGCGCTGGAACCGCCAGCCGAAGTCGCGCGAGCAGGACTGA
- a CDS encoding lytic transglycosylase domain-containing protein has protein sequence MRFPIIPLFAGKPSHPSVPLGRRPAGARSEGQGRPKAGASRAPFTAASTLAGWRRSGVGSAILLTAVLLSGGAAPGAGWAQEAPVAAPAAAHPYAGHVADAARRFGIPEAWIWAVMRVESRGNSRAVSRAGAMGLMQIMPATWAGLRARYGLGPDPFDVRDNIMAGAAYLREMHDRYGNASAMLAAYNAGPGRYDDYVSRGRPLPAETVSYLAQLTAVVRARGAAETAVSAPPDRFAWRRAALFVRITGSGSAPSAAQSDDTSDAPGSVVARATEAQESAASSSPDTQADTLFVPRARAGRQQ, from the coding sequence GTGCGCTTCCCCATCATCCCTTTGTTCGCGGGAAAGCCGTCTCATCCCTCCGTCCCGCTCGGTCGCAGGCCGGCCGGAGCGCGCAGCGAAGGTCAAGGGCGGCCGAAGGCCGGCGCTTCGCGCGCACCCTTTACCGCAGCGAGCACGCTGGCAGGCTGGCGGCGAAGCGGAGTCGGATCGGCCATATTGCTTACCGCCGTCCTGCTGTCCGGGGGCGCTGCGCCGGGAGCTGGTTGGGCGCAAGAAGCGCCCGTTGCCGCCCCGGCCGCTGCACATCCCTATGCCGGTCATGTCGCCGACGCCGCGCGGCGGTTCGGGATTCCCGAAGCGTGGATATGGGCGGTCATGCGCGTCGAAAGCCGGGGCAATTCGCGCGCCGTCTCGCGGGCTGGCGCGATGGGACTGATGCAGATCATGCCCGCGACCTGGGCGGGGCTGCGCGCCCGTTACGGTCTCGGCCCGGACCCGTTTGACGTGCGTGACAACATCATGGCGGGTGCGGCTTATCTGCGCGAGATGCACGACCGCTACGGCAACGCGAGCGCGATGTTGGCGGCCTATAATGCCGGACCGGGGCGTTACGACGACTATGTATCGCGAGGCCGTCCGCTGCCCGCCGAGACGGTCAGCTACCTCGCCCAGCTTACAGCCGTAGTCCGCGCGCGGGGAGCGGCCGAAACAGCGGTGAGTGCGCCGCCGGACCGCTTCGCGTGGCGTCGTGCGGCGCTATTCGTCCGCATTACCGGCAGCGGGTCCGCGCCGTCCGCCGCGCAATCGGACGACACATCCGATGCGCCGGGATCGGTCGTGGCGCGCGCCACCGAAGCGCAAGAGAGTGCGGCTTCTTCGTCACCGGACACGCAGGCGGATACGTTGTTCGTCCCCCGCGCCCGCGCGGGCCGACAGCAATGA